ATCCTCGATGTGCGATCCGCCGCCGAGGTCGCGCGCGGGCACGTCAGGGGCGCGCTGCACATCCCGCACACCGAGCTGCGCGCACGCCTGGACGAGGTCGTCGCCGCGGCCGGCGGGCGCCCCGTCAAGGTGCACTGCGCCAGCGGCGTCCGCTCCCACCTGGCCACCCGCATCCTGCTGGCCCACGGAATCGACGCCAGCAACCTGTCTGGCGGCTGGCTCACCCTCGAGGCCGCGCGCCGCGCGACCTCGCCCCACCCCGCATCACCCACCACTCCGGAGGAACCCGTTATGTGCTACCCCGTCGCCTGCCCCACTTGCGGCAAGACCACCTGGGACGGCTGCGGCATGCACGCCGAGGACGTCATGTCCTCGGTGGAGCCCAGCCAGCGGTGCACGTGCCGCTGACCCCTGGTACCCAGGGGGGTATCGTGCTGAGCAGTTCACGAGGAGGAGCGCACATGGAGCTCGACAAAGACGAGATGGCCAAGGTCAGCAACCGGCTCAAGCGCGCCCAGGGCCAGCTGGCCGCGGTCGTCCGGATGCTCGACGAGGGACGTGACTGCGAGGACGTGGTCACCCAGCTCTCCGCGGTGTCCCGCGCCCTGGACCGGGCTGGCTTCGCCATCATCGCCTCGGGCATGCGGCAGTGCATGACCCGGAGCGACGACGGCGACGACGAGACGCTGGACGTGCAGAAGCTCGAGAAGCTGTTCCTCTCGCTGGCCTGACCGGCCGCCCGCACCCGGCGTGGCCAGGCAGGCCGCGCCGGATCAGCCGGATCCCGGCTCCCGTTCCAGCAGGGTCAGCACCTCGTAGTGCGCCGTCTGCGGGAACATGTCCAGCACCTGCGCGCGCCGAGGGCGCAACGACGGCATCGACTCGAGGTCGCGGGCTAGCGAGCCCGCATGGCAGCTCGAGTACACGACGTGGCGCACCGACGACCGCTCGAGCCAACGGCTCAGGCCCTCGCCGAGCCCGCGCCGTGGCGGGTTGACGATGACGAGCTCGGGCGGCTGGTCCGAGGGCGATCCGAGCGCGAAAGCCGTGGCGTCACCCGCCTGGAACGCCACCCGGTCCAGCCCGGCCTCGCGCGCGCTGGCCTGGGCGCTGGCGATGGCCTCCACGCTGGTCTCGATGCCCACCACCTGGCGGGCCGGGTCGGCGCAGTGCAGCGCGAAGCCCCCGACCCCGCAGTACAGGTCCCACACCGAGGACGGCGAGCGCTCCGCCACCCAGGCGGCCGCCTGCCGGTAGAGCGCGGCCGCCACCGCGGTGTTGGTCTGGAAGAAGCTCTGCGGCCGCAGGTGCAGGTCGATGCCGTTCAGCCGCATGCGCAGCGTCTGCTGCTCGGTGAGCACGATCTCCCGGTCCCCCTCGACGGTGGCCTTGTGCTCCGGGTGCAGGTTGACGGACACGACCGCGAGCCGCGGCAACGCCGACAGCAGCGCCGGCAGGTGCTTGCGGATCCGCGCGACGGCCTCCTGGGACCGCAGCACGAGCCGCAGCATGAGCTCGCCGTCGGGCGACTCCGTGACGAGCAGGTACTTCAGCTCGCCGGTGCGGCGCGGCACCACGTAGGGCTCGATCCCCGCCTGCGCGACGAACGCCGCCAGCACGGGGAAGCACGCCTGCAGCCCGGGGGTGTACAGCCCGCACTCGCGCAGGTCCACGCCCCGCCCGTCGGGGTCGAGGATTCCCAGAGTCGGAGCCTGGACGTCGCCGCCCACCACCAGCTTCGCCTTGTTGCGGAACCCCTGCTCCGGGCTCTGGAGCGGGTCGAGCCACTCCAGGCCGGACGGGTCGCCGAGCGCGTGGGCGGCGTGGCGCTGCTTGCCGGCGAGCTGCTCGGCGTACGGCTGCCCCATCAACGTGCAGGATCGGCACTGCGCTGCGGAGAAGTACGAGCAGTGCATGCGCGCGAGCCTACGTGACGGACCCGTGAGCCCTCGCCCGCCCCGCTTCCGGCGCGACGAGGGGGAAGGGCGCGCTCACCAGGCCGCGCCGGGTCCGCACGGTGTACCGCGTGCGCCCGCGCTTCTCGATCACCCCGACCAGCCCGGCGTACCTGCCGCCGCCGAGCAGCCGCACCCGGTCCCCCGCGGCCAGCGCCCGGGCGCCGCTGGGCGCCGCGACCGTGACGGAGCGCTCCGCGACCGACCGGGCGTGCGCGAGCTCGGCCAGGTAGGCCGGGTGCATCTCCGCCGGGGCGCCGCGCAACGTCCACGTGTACAGCGCTGCCAAGTCCAACGTCGGGGAGCACACCGGGCAGGTGCGCACCCGCACCGGACGCCGGTGCGCGCTCGTGCGGTGGCCTGCCGGGCAGACCCCCACCCAGGGGCCCTCCACCTTCGGAGAGTCGGCGGGCACGCAGCGCTGGCCCGTGCCGCCGATGCGCACGGCCGTCGCCCGCCACACCGCGTCGTGGCCGTGCCCGGGGCCCACCAGGGCGTGCGCGATCTCGTGGAGCACCGTGTCACGCACCTGCTCGGGTGGGTGCAACGCCGTCAGCGCGCGCGACAGCCCGATCTCGCGCCGACCCGCCCGGCACACGCCGGCGCGGGTCTTGGCACGGTCGAGCACCAGGGTCCAGCCGCGCAGCCCGTGCTCTGCCATGAGGCCGAGCGCGAGGCTCCGCGCGTCGTCGAGGTCCACCCGGCTCAGAGGGTCGGCAGGACCTGCTCGCGCACCTCCTTGCGGAGGACCTTCCCGAGCATCGAGCGGGGGGTCTCATGGATCTGCACCACGCGACGGGGCACCTTGTAGGCGGCCAGCCGCGCACGGCAGTAGGCGCGCAGCGCCGCCTCGTCGAGCTCCGCGCCGGGCTCCAGCTCGATCGCCGCGACGACCATCTCCCCGCCCCGCTCGAGCGGCTTGCCGATCACGGCCGCGTCGAGCACGTCCGGGTGGAGCCGCAGCACGGCCTCGACCTCGGTGGGCGAGACGTTGAAGCCCCCGGTGATGATGATCTCCTTGGCGCGGTCAACGATGGTCGTGAACCCGTCCTCGTCGACGGTGACGATGTCCCCAGTGCGCAGCCACCCACCGGGGAGCAGCGTCTTGGCGGTCTCCTCGGGGTTGTTCCAGTAGCCCTGGAAGACCTGCGGGCCGTGCAGCAGCAGCTCGCCGGCCTCGCCCTGCGGCGCCTCCACCTCGGGGTCGTTCTGGTCGACCACCCTCATGGTCGTCGAGGGGAACGGCACACCGATCGTGCCGGTGCGGCGGGTGGGGTGGAACGGGTTGCCCAGCGCCACGGGCGACGACTCCGTCATCCCGTACCCCTCGACCAGCAGGCCGCCGGAGACCGACTCCCACAGCTCCACCACGTGGGGCGGCAGGTTCATGGCGCCCGAGATGCAGAACCGGCACGAGCGCAGCGAGACGCCGCGCTCCTTCGCCGCGAGCGCGGTGCGCTCGTAGATGGGCGGCACCGCGCAGTACACCGTCGCCGGCGACTTCTTCATCGCGTCGAGGATCAGCTCGGGGTCGAACTTCGGGAACAGCACGATCAGCCCCTGCTTGCGGATGCCGTACGTCAGGTACAGCGTCATGCCGAACGCGTGGAACATCGGGAGGATCGCGTAGAAGACCTCCTTGCGCACCTCCGCTCCGTGCATCCACGCCTCGCCCTGGAGGGCGTTCGAGTACAGGTTGAAGTGGGTGAGCATGGCGCCCTTGGGCAGGCCCGTGGTGCCCGACGTGTACTGGATCGCGGCCAGGTCGCTCACCGAGGGGCGAGGGTGCTCGGCGCTGAGCGGGCCGTCCGCTAGGAGCTTCTCCCAGGGGATCGTGCCGGGGGCCGCGGCCGTCAGGGCGTCCCGCGTGGCGCGCAGCTTCTTGACCGGCAGGCTCAGCGCCAGCCGCTTGGCCGTCGGGAAGGCCTTAAGGATGTTCACCGACACGATGTGGTCGATCTCCACGTCGGCGGGGAACGCCTGGATCGCGGGGACGGCCTTGTCCCAGGCGATGACCACGCGGGCCTGGTGGTCCTCGAACAGGTGGCGCAGCTCGCGCGAGGTGTACAGCGGGTTGTGCTCCACCACGATCGCGCCCAACCGCAGCACCGCGTAGAACGCGATGACGTGCTGAGGGCAGTTCGGCAGCACCAGGGCGACCCGGTCGCCGGCGCGGACGCCCAGGCGGCGGAGGCCCTCGGCCGCCCGCGCGACCTGGTCGCCGAGCTCGGAGTACGTGGTGCGGCGCCCGAAGAACTCGGTCGCGGGATGACTGCCGCCCTCGGCCACGGAGCGCTCGAACATCTCCACGAGCGACTCGGTGGGGAGGTCGATCTCGGCCGGCACCCCCGGCTGATAGTTCTTCACCCAGGGCTGCTGGTCAGTCGTCGACATTCGGCCATTGTCTCGCGCGCACCTGGGAGCCTGTGGCCGACTCCGACGTCGAGTACGCCACATCCGCACGACGCCTGGAGCGTCCGCACGTCAGCCGGCCCCTCATTCGTGGCCCAGCGGACTACGCCATAGGGCCCGGGCACAACAGCGTCGTGTCCGGCGACGCCTTCGACGATCACCAGGTCGAGCCCGGCGGGGACCTCGATCGCGCCGTCGCGCCCGTGGGCAGGCCAGGCGGGCGGCTGGAATCGGACGCCTGCCCCGTGCCGCACCGGCTCCAGCACGCCGTGGGCGAGCAGTGGCGCCCATCCGAACCACGACTCGTTCCACGCGACGTCGTCGGTGTGGACCACGGTCGAGGCGGGGCCGACGGCGTGCAGGCGCGCGGCGAGGGTGGTCTTGCCGCCCGCGAGCTGCGCCCGTCGGCCCCGGCGGGTGGCGTGTTAGCGCCACTCGCCGAGCCGGACGGCCGGGTCAGTCGAGCAGGTCCTTCATCTGCTTGTAGATCAGCGCGGCGGACCGTCGGGGCGAGAGCCGCGCGAGGCGGTCCAGCATCGCGGAGTCCTTGCCGATGGTCACCCGGTAGGCGTCACGCTCCATCGCGTCGATGATGATGCGCGCGGCGTCCGCCGGGGAGGTCATCTTCCGCTGGGGCTGCTTCGCCGCCGTGCCCGGCTTCCCGTGCATCTCGACGCCGGAGTTCTTGGTGATCTCGGTCTCGATGGCGCCGGGGAACACGACGGTCACCGAGACCGGCGTCTGGGTGAGCTCGGAGTGCAGCCCCTCGGTCAGCAGCTTCACGGCGGCCTTCGACGCCCCGTAGATGGTCTGCCCCGGCACCGGGATGAACCCGCCCATGCTCGAGACGTTGACGATGTGGGCTGCCGGCCGGGTGACGAGGTGCGGGAGGAACGCCTTGGTCGTGTGCACCACGCCCCAGAAGTTGATGTCCATGACCCGCTCGATGTCCTTGTACTCGAGCTTGTCCATGGGGACGAAGGGCTGGATCACCCCGGCGCAGTTGATCAGGCCGTCCACCTGGCCGTGCTCCGCGATGATCTGCTCGGGCAGGGCCTCGACGGCGGCCCGGTCCGTGATGTTCACGACGTGGGTCGAGAGCCGGTCAGCGCGGTCGCCCGCTAGGTCGATGGTGGCCTTCAGCCCGTCTTCGTTGACGTCGAGCGCCGCGACCCGTGCGCCTCGCGCGAGGAGGGCCAGCACCAGCTGCCGACCTATGCCGTTGCCACCACCCGTCACCGCGATGGTTGTGCCTGTCACCTTCATTGGGGACACCTCCTCTGGAGTTGAGGCGACGTTAAACCCGGTGGACGCTGGCAAAACAGGACCTTAGGCCCGGTCAAGGCGACCCCTTCCGAGCGGCTCACAGGGGGATCGACGGTCCCCTCCAGCGTGGCGGGCGACCAGCCCGACGAAAGTCCCACCCCGCCGCGCCCTCCCCAAGGCCTCGGCCTACTCCGGCACGAGCTCGACCCGGAGGATGCGGTCGTCCCCGGCGCGGGCGGGCGTACCGCCCCAGGTGGCGCGGTCGGTGTTCGACGTCGTGATCCACAGCGACCCGTCCGGCGCGGGCTCCACGGTGCGGATGCGACCGTAATCGCCCACGAGGTGCTCGGTGGGCTCCCCGGCGGCTCGCGTGCCGTCCACCGGCAGCCGCCACAACCGCTGGCCGCCCAGCGCGCCCATCCAGATCGCCCCGCCGGCGTAGGCGATGCCCGATGGCGACGCGTCGTCCGGGTGGACGACGAAGATCGGCTGCTCGCCGCGATCCCCCTCGACCCCCTCGGACTCGGGCCAGCCGTAGTCGACGCCCGGGCGCAGCACGTTGAGCTCGTCCCAGGTCCGGTGGCCGAGCTCGGAGGCGTAGGCGGCGCCGTCCGGCCCGAACGCGATGCCCTGGACGTTCCGATGGCCGGTCGAGTACACGGCGGTGCCCGACGGGTTGTCGTCGGGGATGGCGCCGTCGGGACGGATCCGCAGGACCTTGCCGTTGAGCGAGCCGTCGTCGGCGGCGTTCTCCGGCTCGAACGCGTCCCCGGTGCCGATCCACAGGTTCCCGTCCGGGCCGAGCCGCAGCCGGCCGCCGTGGTGCCTGTCAGCCGTCTCGATCCCGTCGATCAGGACCCGCTCCTGGGCGAGCGAGCGCAGGTCCTCCCCGACGCGGAGCGCGACGACCCGGTTGGTGGGAGACGACGAGACGTACGCGAACACGGTCCGGTCCTGCGCGAAGTCCTGCGACGCGACGATGCCGAGCAGCCCGCCCTCCGAGCTGACCTGCACGCCCGGCACCGTCCCGACGACACGGGCGGCGCCGCCCTCGGCCGGCACGCGCAGGATCTCGGCGGTGGACCGGCTCGAGACGAGCGCGGAGCCGTCGGGCAAGAAGGTCAGCCCCCAGGGCATCTCGAGCCCGGTGGTGATCTCGCTGACGGCGCCCAGGGTCAGCGCGGGCTCGCCGGCGGCGGCGTCGGGGAGGCCGGCCGTCGAGCTGGGCGGCGTCGCGCCGGGGGCCCGGGCGCTCGGCTCGGCGCCGGTGCAGGCGCCCAGGAACGCGATCGTGGTGGCGAGTGCCACCGCGGACGCGAGCCGTCGACGGGACGGGGTGCGGTGCGTGGGCATGCGCTTCTCCCTCTGGTGTGCCGTTCGACGATCCGCGGACGCGGACGCTGGCGCCGGTCACGGGTCCGGTCAGGCGGCCCCGCCGTTGGCGTAGAGAACCTGGCCGTTGACCCATCGGCCGGGGCCCGCCAGGAACGCGACCACCTCGGCGATGTCGCCGGGCTCGCCCAGGCGGCCCATCGGGCCCTGCGAGGCGATCTGGTCGATGAGCTGCTCGGACTTGCCCTGCAGGAACAGCGGCGTCGCCGTGGGCCCGGGGGCCACCGCGTTGACGGTGACGTCCCGGCCCCGCAGCTCGCGGGCCAGGATGAGCGTCATGGCCTCGACGGCGCCCTTGGTGGCCGCGTACGCCGCGTAGCCGGGCTGCTGCAGCCGGGTGACGGACGTCGAGAAGTTGATCAGCGCGCCACCGGGCCGCAGGCGGCGTGCGGCCTGCTGGGAGACGAGGAACGCGCCGCGCACGTTGGTGCGGTGCATCCGGTCGAAGTCGTCGACGTCCATCTCGGCGAGCGGCCCGAGGATCATGATGCCCGCGGTGTTGACCACCACGTCCACTCCCCCGCGCAGGGCCTCCGCCTCCGCGAACAGCGCGGCCGCCTGGTCGGGGTCGCCGATGTCCGCGGCCACGGCCGACGCCTGGCCGCCCGCCTCGACGATCGCCTTCACCGTCTCCTCTGCGCGCTGCTGGTTGCCGGCGTAGTGGACCACCACCGCCATCCCGTCGCGGCCCAGCCGCTCCGCCGTAGCCCGGCCGATCCCTCCCGACGCGCCCGTCACGAGCGCGACGCGCCTCGCCTGGTCGTTGTGCGCCATGTCCCCTCCCCCGCTATATGTACAACCTGTCTTTATGTTGACGGTAGGCTCGTTCCCGAGCGAGCGCAAGACCACGGGAGGACTTCCATGCGGACACGGCCCGACGCGGCGACGCCCGACGGCAGAGACGCCACGGCCCCGCTCCGCCCCGGCCGAGGCCGGCGGCCAGCCGCCCAGGTGCGCGAGGCGGTGCTCGCCGCGGCGGGCGACCTGCTCTTCGAGCGCGGGATCGGCGCGGTGACGTTCGACAAGGTCGCGAGCCGCTCGGGCGCCAGCAAGATGACCCTGTACCGGTGGTGGCCCTCCCCCGGCGCCCTCGCGCTCGAGGCCTACTCCACCCGGGTCCGGCCCACGCTCACCTTCGCGGACACCGGGGACATCGCGCGCGACCTCACCGCACAGCTCACGGCCTTCATCCACCTGCTCACCGACGACGGCGGCGGCACGGTGGTCAGCCAGCTCGTGGGCGCGGCGCAGTCCGACCATGACCTCTCCCAGGCGTTCACGGCCGCGTACATCAAGCCCCGGCGCCAGCTCGCCGTCGAACGGCTCACCGTCGCGGTCCAGGCGGGGCAGATCCGGGACGACGTGGACCTCGAGGTGATCGTCGACCAGCTCTGGGGCGCCTGCTACCACCGGCTCCTGCTCCCGGCCCTGCCGCTCACACCGGAGTTCGGGCGGGCGCTCGTCGAGAACGTGCTGCGCGGCGTGGCGCCCGCTCAGCACTGAGGGCTTTCCCGGGAGACAAGAAGGGCCGCCACCCCCGGCGAGAGGGATGACGGCCTTCGAGTGCGCGATCAGCCTTGCGGCGATCGCAGCAGCACCAGAGTACCCCTGACTTCACCCACTCCCGTCACGGGCCCCCTCCTCGACCGGACGCCAGGGCAGGCTGCGACCCTCCCCGCTCAGGCGAGCAGGGTCTGAGTGAGGTCGTTCCCGAGCGCCGCGGTGTCGACCCCGCGCGCCACCAGCACCGTGGTCGCCAGCCCGCGCCCCTCGCGGAGGACGCCGAGGGCGATGTGCCCGTCGGTGATCGACCTCTGCTTGAGCGCGATCGCCTCCCGCAATGCGAGCTCGAGCGCCTTCTTGGCATCCGCGTTGAACGGCACGTGGCCCCCCATCCCGGATCGCGCGGGGCGCTCGTCGCCGTCGAGGGCCCCCGGGCCGAACGCGCCCTCAGCCTTGTCTCGGACAGCGTCCAGGTCGATCCCCAGCGCAGACAGCGCGCCGGCGTCGAGGCCGTCCCCGACCTCGGACACCAGAGACTCGACGACGCCCTCGCGTGTGAGCCCGTGACGGGCGAGCACCGCGACAGTCGGACTGCCCTGCTGCCCGAACAGGCCGAGCAGCAGGTGCTCGGTGCCGATGCGGTCATGCCGGAGCGCCGTGGCCTCCTCCCGGGCGCGGATGACGACCTGCCGCGCGTCCTGAGTGAACCTCTCGAACATCGCGTCACCCCTTCCGTCGGAGCGGCCCGCGGCCGCTCGCGTGCTTCTTGTGGACGGCCTGCCGGCTCACTCCGAGCGACTGCGCGATCTGATCCCACGTCCAGCCCTTCTCGCGCGCGTTGCCCACCTGCAGCGTCTCCAGCCGTTCGACGAGCACCCGCAGCGAGCGCACGGCCCGGAGGCCGACCGCGGGGTCCGCGCTGCTGGCGGCCGATGCCGCCTCTGCCGTGTTCTCCATATCTGTCAACCTAAGTTGCCCTCTCCGAACCTGTCAACAGAAGTTGACAGGCTTCTTCGAGAGAGCCCGGAGCAACGCGTCAGGGAACGCGACAGATCGGCGACGACGCTGTCCGACGGGCAGCCGCCGACCAGCTCAGGCCGCGGCCACGATCTGGATGAGGTTCCCGCAGGTGTCATCGAGCACCGCGGTGGTGACCGGCCCCATCTCCAGTGGCTCCTGGGTGAACCGCACGCCGAGACCTCGCAGCCGAGCGAACTCCGCATGGACGTCACGCACTGCGAAGGCCGTCGCGGGGATGCCGTCCTCGAAGAGCGCGTCCCGGAACGGCTTGACGGCAGGATGCCCGGCGGGCTCCAGGAGCAACTCGGGCCCCTCAGGATCCTCGGGCGAGACCACGGTGAGCCATCGGTCCTCGCCGAGCGGCACCTCGGTCTTCTTGAGGAAGCCGAGCACCTCGGTATAGAAGCGCAGCGCCTCGTCCTGGTCGTCGACGAAGACGCTCGACAGGTGGATCTTCATGGGTTGCCCTCCGGTCCGTCGGCTCTGATCCACCGCTCGGCGATATGCCGCAGCGGCGCGGTGTTCAGGTCATGGAACTTGTAGCGCCCCTCCCGCCGGGTCTCGACGAGGCCCGCGGCCTCCAGCACGGCGAGGTGCTGCGAGACCGCCTGGCGCGACATGTCGAACTGCCGCCTCACGCTGAGGCGCGAGCAGATCTCGAACAACGTCTGCCCGGACCGCTCGGTGAGCTCGTCGAGGATGGCGCGGCGGGTGGGGTCGGCCAGCGCCTTGTAGAGATCGTCGACCACCCGGCCAACGTAGGCAAGTGGCTACTTGCCTGTCAATGACGTTCCTGGCCGCTGCGACACCCCCCGCCACCACTCGAGCGCACGCCGCCCTGGTCAAGGAGGCAGGGCGGGTGGAGCATGGGCACATCACCGCAGGCTGAGGAGGTCATCGTGGGTAGGCATCACAAGGCCGTGGGCTCGCACGACGGATCGGGCACGAAGAAGGGCAAGGGCGGCGTCAAAGACGTGGTCCGGCTCATCACGATCGCGCTGACCATCACCGCCGTCGTCAAGGAGCTCCGCACTCCGCACGAGGAGAGGACCTGGCACGGCGCCGTCGTCGGGTTCGTCCCCTACGACTTCCGCAGGCCGACCCTCGCCCGCATCCGCGAGCGCATGTGGGCTCCGCAAGATCCGCACCTGGTCAATCCGCGGGTCTTCGGCCTCGGATGGACCGTGAACCTCGGCCGGCTCGTCACCCTGGCCAGGAACCGGGTCTCGGCGGGCTGACTGCCCGGCGCCGGGCCTAGCGACGTGTGCTCGCCAGACCCGGCCCACCGCTGCCTAGTCGAACAGGATCGACACCTTCACCGCGCCGCTCGGCGTGGTGAGCAGGTCGAAGCCCTTCTGCAGGTCGGCGAACGGGATCCGGTGGCTGATCATCGGGGCGAACTTCTCCCAGTGCTCGGCCAGCTGGTCGGTGACGTCGAAGATCTCCGTCGGGTAGCCCATCGCCCAGCGCAGGTCGAGCTCCGCCATGAGCGTCACCGCGTGCAGCGCGACGGCCATCGGCTCGTTCAGCGCCGTCACTTCGAACGGGATGTCCTCGCGGATCTTCCTGACGCTCACACCCACCTGGCAGTCTTCGACCAGCAGGTACTCGGCCAGCGCGCCGTGCATCCCGCCGTTGCCGATCACGCCGCTCGTTCTCGTGACGCGTGACTGTCAGGCGCCGAGCACGCCGCGCACGATCGAGTCGCCCGAGTGGGCCGGGTCGCCGTCGAGCGGCTCGGACGAGACGTCGACCACCGGGAACTCCCCCACGTCGAGGTCGTCCGGCAGGGCGAACCGCCCGGTGTCGCCGGTGAGCAGGCCGAGGCTGACGAGCCCGGACACGTCGGGCCGCAGCAGCCAGACCTCACGGAGGGCGTCGTCACCGGGCGCCATGTCGCTCATGTCGACGACCAGCACGCGGGAGCCGTCCGCCGTGGTCTCCAGCTCGGCGGTGCCCTCCGCGTCCCAGCCGGGAAGGGCCTCGAGGGTGGCGCTCGCCACCACCGTGGGGGCGGGCTCACGGGTCGCCCACCAGGCGCCAGCCCCGCCGATCACCATGCCGGCCGCGGCGGCGCTCGCGACCCAGGCCCAGGTGCGGCGCGGGCGGCGGAGTGGCACGACGGCGGCGCGGTGCTCGTCTGGCTCCGCATCGGGCGCGGCAGCGGTCGCGCCGCCACCCGCCACCTCGACCGGAGCCGGGTCCACGCCGAGCTCGGCCGCGACCCGCTCCCACACGTGCGGTGCGGGCGCGACCAGCGGCTCGTCGGCGTCCGCGGCGCGCGCGACGCCCACCAGGGCGCGCAGGTGCGCCAGTTCGTCGGAGCACTCCGGGCAGCCCGCGAGGTGCTGCTGCTCCTCGACGGATCCGGCGTCCTCACCGAGG
The sequence above is a segment of the Cellulomonas chengniuliangii genome. Coding sequences within it:
- a CDS encoding metal-sensitive transcriptional regulator; its protein translation is MELDKDEMAKVSNRLKRAQGQLAAVVRMLDEGRDCEDVVTQLSAVSRALDRAGFAIIASGMRQCMTRSDDGDDETLDVQKLEKLFLSLA
- a CDS encoding SprT-like domain-containing protein; the encoded protein is MDLDDARSLALGLMAEHGLRGWTLVLDRAKTRAGVCRAGRREIGLSRALTALHPPEQVRDTVLHEIAHALVGPGHGHDAVWRATAVRIGGTGQRCVPADSPKVEGPWVGVCPAGHRTSAHRRPVRVRTCPVCSPTLDLAALYTWTLRGAPAEMHPAYLAELAHARSVAERSVTVAAPSGARALAAGDRVRLLGGGRYAGLVGVIEKRGRTRYTVRTRRGLVSAPFPLVAPEAGRARAHGSVT
- a CDS encoding VOC family protein, coding for MKIHLSSVFVDDQDEALRFYTEVLGFLKKTEVPLGEDRWLTVVSPEDPEGPELLLEPAGHPAVKPFRDALFEDGIPATAFAVRDVHAEFARLRGLGVRFTQEPLEMGPVTTAVLDDTCGNLIQIVAAA
- a CDS encoding DUF5808 domain-containing protein, which translates into the protein MGRHHKAVGSHDGSGTKKGKGGVKDVVRLITIALTITAVVKELRTPHEERTWHGAVVGFVPYDFRRPTLARIRERMWAPQDPHLVNPRVFGLGWTVNLGRLVTLARNRVSAG
- the rlmC gene encoding 23S rRNA (uracil(747)-C(5))-methyltransferase RlmC, which encodes MHCSYFSAAQCRSCTLMGQPYAEQLAGKQRHAAHALGDPSGLEWLDPLQSPEQGFRNKAKLVVGGDVQAPTLGILDPDGRGVDLRECGLYTPGLQACFPVLAAFVAQAGIEPYVVPRRTGELKYLLVTESPDGELMLRLVLRSQEAVARIRKHLPALLSALPRLAVVSVNLHPEHKATVEGDREIVLTEQQTLRMRLNGIDLHLRPQSFFQTNTAVAAALYRQAAAWVAERSPSSVWDLYCGVGGFALHCADPARQVVGIETSVEAIASAQASAREAGLDRVAFQAGDATAFALGSPSDQPPELVIVNPPRRGLGEGLSRWLERSSVRHVVYSSCHAGSLARDLESMPSLRPRRAQVLDMFPQTAHYEVLTLLEREPGSG
- a CDS encoding SDR family NAD(P)-dependent oxidoreductase, with protein sequence MKVTGTTIAVTGGGNGIGRQLVLALLARGARVAALDVNEDGLKATIDLAGDRADRLSTHVVNITDRAAVEALPEQIIAEHGQVDGLINCAGVIQPFVPMDKLEYKDIERVMDINFWGVVHTTKAFLPHLVTRPAAHIVNVSSMGGFIPVPGQTIYGASKAAVKLLTEGLHSELTQTPVSVTVVFPGAIETEITKNSGVEMHGKPGTAAKQPQRKMTSPADAARIIIDAMERDAYRVTIGKDSAMLDRLARLSPRRSAALIYKQMKDLLD
- a CDS encoding long-chain-fatty-acid--CoA ligase translates to MSTTDQQPWVKNYQPGVPAEIDLPTESLVEMFERSVAEGGSHPATEFFGRRTTYSELGDQVARAAEGLRRLGVRAGDRVALVLPNCPQHVIAFYAVLRLGAIVVEHNPLYTSRELRHLFEDHQARVVIAWDKAVPAIQAFPADVEIDHIVSVNILKAFPTAKRLALSLPVKKLRATRDALTAAAPGTIPWEKLLADGPLSAEHPRPSVSDLAAIQYTSGTTGLPKGAMLTHFNLYSNALQGEAWMHGAEVRKEVFYAILPMFHAFGMTLYLTYGIRKQGLIVLFPKFDPELILDAMKKSPATVYCAVPPIYERTALAAKERGVSLRSCRFCISGAMNLPPHVVELWESVSGGLLVEGYGMTESSPVALGNPFHPTRRTGTIGVPFPSTTMRVVDQNDPEVEAPQGEAGELLLHGPQVFQGYWNNPEETAKTLLPGGWLRTGDIVTVDEDGFTTIVDRAKEIIITGGFNVSPTEVEAVLRLHPDVLDAAVIGKPLERGGEMVVAAIELEPGAELDEAALRAYCRARLAAYKVPRRVVQIHETPRSMLGKVLRKEVREQVLPTL
- a CDS encoding RNA polymerase subunit sigma-70, which produces MENTAEAASAASSADPAVGLRAVRSLRVLVERLETLQVGNAREKGWTWDQIAQSLGVSRQAVHKKHASGRGPLRRKG
- a CDS encoding SDR family oxidoreductase translates to MAHNDQARRVALVTGASGGIGRATAERLGRDGMAVVVHYAGNQQRAEETVKAIVEAGGQASAVAADIGDPDQAAALFAEAEALRGGVDVVVNTAGIMILGPLAEMDVDDFDRMHRTNVRGAFLVSQQAARRLRPGGALINFSTSVTRLQQPGYAAYAATKGAVEAMTLILARELRGRDVTVNAVAPGPTATPLFLQGKSEQLIDQIASQGPMGRLGEPGDIAEVVAFLAGPGRWVNGQVLYANGGAA
- a CDS encoding Clp protease N-terminal domain-containing protein, which translates into the protein MFERFTQDARQVVIRAREEATALRHDRIGTEHLLLGLFGQQGSPTVAVLARHGLTREGVVESLVSEVGDGLDAGALSALGIDLDAVRDKAEGAFGPGALDGDERPARSGMGGHVPFNADAKKALELALREAIALKQRSITDGHIALGVLREGRGLATTVLVARGVDTAALGNDLTQTLLA
- a CDS encoding ArsR/SmtB family transcription factor, which codes for MVDDLYKALADPTRRAILDELTERSGQTLFEICSRLSVRRQFDMSRQAVSQHLAVLEAAGLVETRREGRYKFHDLNTAPLRHIAERWIRADGPEGNP
- a CDS encoding PQQ-dependent sugar dehydrogenase — its product is MPTHRTPSRRRLASAVALATTIAFLGACTGAEPSARAPGATPPSSTAGLPDAAAGEPALTLGAVSEITTGLEMPWGLTFLPDGSALVSSRSTAEILRVPAEGGAARVVGTVPGVQVSSEGGLLGIVASQDFAQDRTVFAYVSSSPTNRVVALRVGEDLRSLAQERVLIDGIETADRHHGGRLRLGPDGNLWIGTGDAFEPENAADDGSLNGKVLRIRPDGAIPDDNPSGTAVYSTGHRNVQGIAFGPDGAAYASELGHRTWDELNVLRPGVDYGWPESEGVEGDRGEQPIFVVHPDDASPSGIAYAGGAIWMGALGGQRLWRLPVDGTRAAGEPTEHLVGDYGRIRTVEPAPDGSLWITTSNTDRATWGGTPARAGDDRILRVELVPE
- a CDS encoding TetR/AcrR family transcriptional regulator, yielding MRTRPDAATPDGRDATAPLRPGRGRRPAAQVREAVLAAAGDLLFERGIGAVTFDKVASRSGASKMTLYRWWPSPGALALEAYSTRVRPTLTFADTGDIARDLTAQLTAFIHLLTDDGGGTVVSQLVGAAQSDHDLSQAFTAAYIKPRRQLAVERLTVAVQAGQIRDDVDLEVIVDQLWGACYHRLLLPALPLTPEFGRALVENVLRGVAPAQH